The following coding sequences lie in one Mycobacterium sp. Z3061 genomic window:
- a CDS encoding hydrogenase, which translates to MQTALFALGLVLFLLGLLTGFALPGLKNPRMGLSSHLEGVLNGMFLVLLGLLWPHIHLPRTWALTAAGLIIYAANTNWLATLLAAAWGAGRRLAPIATGDHQASASKEGTVSILLLSLGASLVLGVGILIAGL; encoded by the coding sequence GTGCAAACCGCGCTCTTCGCCTTGGGACTGGTGTTATTTCTGCTCGGCCTGCTGACCGGGTTCGCCCTCCCTGGGCTGAAGAACCCGCGCATGGGGCTTTCGAGCCACCTCGAGGGCGTTCTGAACGGCATGTTCCTGGTATTGCTAGGACTACTGTGGCCGCACATTCACCTTCCGCGCACCTGGGCACTCACCGCAGCGGGACTGATCATCTACGCCGCCAACACCAATTGGCTGGCGACGCTCCTGGCGGCGGCCTGGGGCGCGGGCCGGCGACTCGCGCCCATCGCCACGGGCGATCACCAGGCGTCGGCCTCCAAAGAAGGAACCGTCAGCATTCTGCTGCTGTCCCTCGGGGCGTCGCTCGTGCTTGGTGTAGGCATCCTGATCGCCGGGCTCTGA
- a CDS encoding superoxide dismutase family protein — MNKGVTFAVAALATTIAPLAACSTQQGGQSGTSSTSGGQSGAEKMTTQLKGTDGGQIATATFDFANGFATVTVEAGPNSVLTPGFHGLAVHAVGSCEPAAFESAGSVYQASGHTGYPASGQLTALQVRPDGSAKLVTTTSGFTAADLRNSSGTSLVISADPGSFGESSAEETGKRVACGVIAAASATTTSSTTSSTTTTSVSTVTTTVAVPPPVTSTSTSTSTVTVSSTPTTTSTAPKTVTTAPGG; from the coding sequence ATGAACAAGGGCGTAACCTTCGCTGTTGCGGCACTGGCCACGACCATTGCACCGTTAGCCGCCTGCTCGACGCAGCAGGGCGGCCAGAGCGGCACCTCGTCCACGTCCGGCGGGCAGAGTGGCGCGGAGAAGATGACCACTCAGCTCAAGGGCACCGACGGCGGCCAAATCGCCACGGCTACCTTCGATTTCGCGAACGGTTTTGCGACGGTGACGGTGGAGGCCGGCCCGAATTCGGTCTTAACGCCTGGTTTCCACGGCCTCGCGGTCCACGCGGTGGGCAGCTGCGAGCCGGCCGCCTTCGAGTCCGCCGGCAGCGTGTACCAGGCGTCCGGCCACACCGGTTATCCCGCCAGCGGCCAGTTGACCGCCTTGCAGGTCCGGCCCGACGGCTCGGCCAAACTGGTCACCACGACCAGCGGGTTCACCGCCGCCGACCTGAGAAACAGTTCCGGCACCTCGCTGGTCATCTCCGCGGACCCGGGCAGCTTCGGCGAGAGTTCGGCGGAAGAGACCGGCAAGCGGGTGGCGTGCGGCGTCATCGCAGCGGCGTCCGCCACGACGACGTCGTCGACCACCTCGTCCACGACGACGACGAGCGTCAGCACGGTCACCACTACGGTCGCCGTACCGCCACCGGTTACCAGCACGAGCACCAGCACCAGCACCGTGACGGTCAGCAGCACCCCGACCACGACGTCCACGGCACCCAAGACTGTGACCACTGCGCCCGGCGGCTGA
- the glnA gene encoding type I glutamate--ammonia ligase yields MSEKTPDDIFKLAKDENIEYVDVRFCDLPGTMQHFTIPMYAFDENVFEEGLAFDGSSIRGFQSIHESDMLLLPDPETATIDPFRKAPTLNVNFHVHDPFTLEPYSRDPRNVARKAENYLISSGIADTAYFGPEAEFYIFDSVSFDSRTDGAFYKVDATSGWWNTGAATEVDGSPNLGYKVRPKGGYFPVAPTDHYVDLRDEMLSHLTNAGFALEKGHHEVGSGGQAEINYRFNTLLHAADDHQMYKYIVKQTAWQAGKTVTFMPKPLFGDNGSGMHCHQSLWKDGVPLMYEEDGYAGLSDVARHYIGGLLYHAPSLLAFTNPTINSYKRLVPGYEAPINLVYSQRNRSACVRIPITGNNPKAKRLEFRCPDASGNPYLSFAAMLMAGLDGIRNKIEPPPPIDKDLYDLPPEEAADIAQAPTSLAAVIDRLEEDSEYLTEGGVFTPDLIETWINYKRDYELAPFNLRPTAFEFALYYDV; encoded by the coding sequence GTGTCCGAAAAGACGCCCGACGACATCTTCAAACTCGCCAAGGACGAGAACATCGAATATGTCGATGTCAGATTCTGTGACCTGCCAGGCACCATGCAGCACTTCACAATTCCGATGTACGCCTTCGACGAGAACGTGTTCGAGGAGGGCCTGGCCTTTGACGGATCCTCGATTCGCGGATTCCAGTCCATTCACGAGTCCGACATGCTGTTGCTTCCGGATCCGGAGACCGCGACCATCGATCCGTTCCGCAAGGCCCCCACGCTGAACGTGAATTTCCACGTGCACGACCCGTTCACGCTGGAGCCCTACTCCCGCGATCCGCGTAACGTCGCCCGCAAGGCCGAGAATTACCTGATCTCTTCGGGTATCGCCGACACCGCCTATTTCGGACCCGAGGCCGAGTTCTACATTTTCGATTCGGTGAGCTTCGATTCGCGCACCGACGGCGCGTTCTACAAGGTGGACGCGACGTCGGGTTGGTGGAACACCGGGGCCGCGACGGAGGTCGACGGCAGCCCGAATCTCGGCTACAAGGTCCGTCCCAAGGGTGGGTACTTCCCGGTCGCTCCGACCGACCACTACGTCGACCTCCGCGACGAGATGCTCAGCCATCTGACCAACGCCGGCTTCGCCCTGGAGAAGGGCCACCACGAGGTGGGCAGCGGCGGCCAGGCCGAGATCAACTACCGGTTCAATACGCTGCTGCACGCGGCCGACGACCATCAGATGTACAAGTACATCGTCAAGCAAACCGCTTGGCAGGCAGGCAAAACCGTGACGTTCATGCCCAAGCCGTTGTTCGGCGACAACGGCTCCGGCATGCACTGCCACCAATCGTTGTGGAAGGACGGCGTTCCGCTGATGTACGAGGAGGACGGCTACGCCGGGTTGTCGGACGTCGCCCGCCACTACATCGGTGGGTTGCTGTACCACGCCCCTTCGCTGCTGGCCTTCACCAACCCCACCATCAACTCCTACAAGCGACTGGTGCCCGGATACGAGGCCCCCATCAACCTGGTCTACAGCCAGCGCAATCGCTCTGCGTGCGTGCGCATCCCGATCACCGGCAACAACCCGAAGGCCAAACGGCTGGAGTTCCGCTGTCCGGACGCGTCGGGCAACCCCTACCTGTCGTTCGCCGCCATGCTGATGGCCGGCCTGGACGGCATCAGGAACAAGATCGAGCCGCCCCCGCCGATCGACAAGGACCTCTACGACCTGCCTCCCGAGGAGGCCGCGGACATCGCGCAGGCCCCCACGTCGTTAGCCGCGGTGATCGACCGGCTGGAGGAGGACAGCGAATACCTCACCGAGGGAGGCGTTTTCACCCCCGACCTGATCGAGACGTGGATCAACTACAAGCGCGACTATGAACTGGCGCCGTTCAACCTGCGGCCCACGGCTTTCGAGTTCGCGCTGTATTACGACGTCTAG
- a CDS encoding NAD-binding protein yields MGEVFQFHREIIVSGDDPLSKTIAEELRGAGARIIKINTAADLRAAGVHRARAVVCAGPNDAVNLEIALLAREFSPNVRVVARLANEVLRRGVAGVNGPGAILDLADLATPSIVEAVLSRNTHQFAAAGIDFVVWGSEAPHDGTLREIYADLAPVAVVHGKNSPVPGEVVPCPGRDQQVYTGDWTSMIGVKDELEARGITVPSADATRSRHSRMRRAIDAVRAMLDDLNPMVYPSLVFTLLLTLGSTVVVRLGHHNPELSWLDALYFASETITTVGYGDFSFAYQSPFLRLFAVGLMFGGVIITAVLTAFLADLLLSRRFVNTTGRLRARHMRGHVVVIGLGSIGVRVVTDLTAAGYDVLVVEQNENNPFLQTVAELDVPVIFGDSTMRQTLESARVDHARGVAVVTKDDMENIETGIVLLEILGSDTKVPIVMRVQGRALGTAINRRFGFENVRSIVDLAAPWFIGAAMGLQVLGTFWVGQRSFMVGAMLVAAGSELDGLLMLELSTQTRVIAIIRPEGPIRLRPRRDARLKAGDTVYLIGPYRELIATLRKGQPPPLTAINGERTTTLASARRPDVRPPRWAQDVEV; encoded by the coding sequence ATGGGTGAGGTTTTTCAGTTTCATCGTGAGATCATCGTCAGCGGTGACGACCCGCTGTCGAAGACGATCGCCGAGGAACTCAGGGGCGCCGGCGCGCGGATCATCAAGATCAACACCGCCGCCGATCTGCGGGCCGCGGGCGTGCATCGCGCCCGCGCCGTCGTCTGCGCCGGGCCCAATGATGCGGTGAACCTCGAAATCGCATTACTGGCACGGGAATTCAGCCCGAATGTGCGCGTGGTGGCGCGGTTGGCCAACGAGGTGCTGCGCAGAGGGGTGGCCGGAGTCAACGGCCCCGGCGCCATCCTGGACCTCGCAGACCTTGCGACACCCTCCATCGTCGAGGCGGTTCTGTCCCGCAACACCCACCAATTCGCCGCCGCCGGTATCGATTTCGTGGTCTGGGGATCCGAGGCGCCGCATGACGGAACACTGCGCGAAATATACGCCGACCTGGCACCGGTGGCGGTGGTGCACGGCAAGAACTCGCCCGTGCCCGGCGAGGTGGTGCCATGCCCGGGGCGGGATCAGCAGGTCTACACCGGCGACTGGACCTCGATGATCGGCGTCAAAGACGAGTTGGAGGCCCGCGGCATCACCGTGCCGTCGGCGGACGCGACGCGCTCACGCCACTCCCGGATGCGCCGCGCGATCGATGCGGTGCGCGCCATGCTCGACGACCTCAACCCGATGGTGTACCCCTCGCTGGTGTTCACCCTGCTGCTGACGCTCGGCTCGACGGTCGTGGTGCGCCTCGGTCATCACAACCCGGAACTTTCCTGGCTCGACGCCCTCTACTTCGCCTCGGAGACCATCACTACCGTGGGCTACGGCGATTTCAGTTTTGCCTACCAGTCCCCTTTCCTGAGACTGTTCGCCGTGGGCCTGATGTTCGGCGGCGTGATCATCACCGCGGTCCTCACCGCGTTTCTCGCGGACCTGCTGCTGTCGCGGCGTTTCGTGAACACCACCGGACGGCTGCGGGCCAGGCACATGCGCGGCCACGTCGTTGTAATCGGACTCGGTTCGATCGGTGTCCGTGTGGTCACCGATCTGACCGCCGCGGGTTACGACGTCCTGGTGGTGGAGCAGAACGAGAACAACCCGTTCCTGCAGACGGTGGCCGAGTTGGACGTGCCGGTGATCTTCGGTGATTCGACGATGCGCCAGACGCTGGAGTCGGCGCGGGTCGATCACGCCCGGGGAGTGGCGGTGGTGACCAAGGACGACATGGAGAACATCGAGACCGGGATTGTGCTGCTCGAGATCCTGGGTTCCGACACCAAGGTGCCGATCGTGATGCGTGTGCAGGGGCGCGCGCTGGGCACCGCGATCAACCGGCGATTCGGCTTCGAGAACGTGCGGTCGATCGTCGACCTGGCGGCTCCGTGGTTCATCGGGGCGGCGATGGGCCTGCAGGTGCTGGGCACGTTCTGGGTCGGTCAGCGCTCCTTCATGGTCGGCGCGATGCTGGTGGCGGCCGGCAGCGAGTTGGACGGACTTTTGATGCTCGAGCTGTCCACCCAGACCCGCGTCATCGCGATCATCCGTCCGGAGGGTCCGATACGACTGCGCCCACGGCGCGATGCCCGGCTCAAGGCCGGCGACACCGTCTATCTCATCGGCCCCTACCGGGAGCTGATCGCGACGCTGCGCAAGGGCCAGCCGCCCCCGCTGACAGCCATCAACGGTGAGCGGACGACGACGTTGGCCTCCGCGCGCAGGCCCGACGTCCGCCCACCACGGTGGGCACAGGACGTCGAAGTCTAG